ttccaccactaccacatacagttgaagttggaagtttacatacaatcagGTTGGAgttatcaaccactccacaaatttcttgttaacaagctattgttttggcaagtcggttaggatatctactttgtgcatgacacaagtaatttttccaacaatggtttacagacagattatttcacttataattcactgtatcacaattccagtgggtcagaagtttacatacactaagttgactgtgcctttaaacagcttggaaaattccagaaaattatgccatggctttagaagcttctgttaggctaattgacatcatcatttgagtcaattggaggtgtacctgtggatgtatttcaaggcctaccttcaaactgagtgcctctttgcttgacatcatgggaaaatcagaagaaatcctcagaaaaaaattgtagacctccacaagtctagttcatccttgggagcaatttccaaacccctgaaggaaccacgttcatctgtacaaacaatagtacacaataTAACAATaaatatataacaatataacaataacaataaacaatataaacaccatgggaccacgcagccgtcataccggtcaggaaggagacacgttctgtctcctagagatgaacgtactttggtgcgaaaagtgcaaatcaatcccagaacaacagcaaaggatattgtgaagatgctggaggaaacaagtacaaaagtaaatatatccacagtaaaacgagtcatatatcgacataacctgaaaggccgctcagcaaggaagaagccactgctccaaaacagctataaaaaagccagactacggtttgcaactgtacatggggacaaagatcatactttttggagaaatgtcctctggtctgatgaaacaaaaatagaatgaccattgttatgtttggaggaaaaaggggaaggcttgcaagttgaagaacaccattccaaccgtgaagcacgggggtggcagcatcatgttgtgagggtgctttgctgcaggagggactggtgcacttcacaaaatagatggcttcatgaggaagttaaaattatgtggatttattgaagcaacatcttaagacatcagtcaggaagttaaagcttggtctcaaatgggtcttccaaatggacaatgaccccaagcacttccaatgttgtggcaaaatggcttaaggacaacaaagttaaggtattggagtggccatcacagcgtcctgacctcaatccgatagaacatttgtggacagaactgaacgtgtgtgcgagcaaggaggcctacaaacctgactcagttacaccagctctagctctgtcaggaggaatgggccaaaattcacccaactttttgtgggaagcttgtggaacgccacccaaaatgtttgacccaggttaaacaatttaaaggcaatgctaccaaatactaattgaatgtatgtaacattctggcccactgggaatgtgatgaaagaaatcaaagatgaattaaataattctctcttctattattctgacatttcacattcttaaaataaagtggggatcctaactgacctaagacagggcatttttactaggattaaatgtcaggaattgtgaaaaattgagtttaaatgtatttggctaaggtgtatgtaaacttccgacttcaactgtatctacagtactaaatccctGTGTATATAGTTCGAATGTTATCGGGTGTGTGTGCTGATGTTTGTAAGGTGTTGTTCCACAAGGtgtttttttatctgttttttaaaatctaattttactgcttgcatcagttactggatgtggaatagagttccatgtattcatggctctatgtagtactgtgtgcctcccataatctgatctggacttggggactgtgaagagacctcttgtggcatgtcttatAGGGTAATCAtaggtgtccgagctgtgtgccagtagtttagacagacagttcggtgctttcaacatgtcaatacctctcataaataaaagtagtgatgaagtcaatctctcctccactttcagctggagagattgacatgcatattattaatgttagctctctgtgtatatCCAAGGGCCGTGCTACCCTGTTCTGAgtcaattgcaattttcctaagtccttttttatggcacctgaccacacgactgaacagttgtgcgacaaaactagggcctatagtacctgccttgttgatagtgttgttaagaaggcagagcatcgctttattatagacagacttctccccatcttggctactactgcatcaatatgttttgaccatgacagtttacaatctagtttttctccaagcagtttagtcatctcaacttgctcaatttccacataatttattacaatatttagttgatgtttagggtttagtgagtgttttgttcctaatacattgcttttagttttagaaatatttagggctaacttattccttgccacccactctgaaactaactgcagctctttattGAGTGTTACAGTAATTTCAGTCGCTGTAtttgctgacgtgtatagtgttgagtcatccacatacatataaaatctggctttactcaaagtcagtggcatgtcgttagtaaaaaatttaaaaagcaaggggcctaaacagctaccctggggaattcctgattctacctgaatTATGtttgaggcttccattaaagaacactgttctgttagacaagtaactctttatcaacattatagcagggggtgtaaagccataacacatcagtttttccagcagcagtctatgatcgataatgtcaaaagctgcactgaagtctaacaagacagcccccacaatcattttatcatcaatttctctcagccaatcatcagtcatttgtgtaagagctgttcttgttgagtgtccttccctataagcatgctgaaattctgttgtcaatttatttactgtaaaatagcattgtatctggtcaaacataattttactaagggttggtgacaggctgattggtcagctatttgagccagtaaagggggctttactattcttgggtagcggaatgactttagcttccctccaggcctgaggtcaGACATTTTCCTGTAGACTTTGAAGAGGtgacaaataggagtggcaatattgtctgctatcatcctcagtcattttccatctaagttgtcagaccctggtggcttgtcattgttgatagaaaacaatacttttttcacctcttccacactgactttatggAATTCAAATGTTATTTAAGGTGCCACAAAGCTAGGTGCCacatagtgtagtttctttttATTTAGTtcagtcacatgatttcttaatttgcagtacgtttgccaaacAGTTGGGCTGTCAGATTTAATTGCCATACCTttttcctcatccctctcaaccataccatttttcaattcctcatcagtccaaggggatttaacagtttttacagtaatttttttaatgggtgcgtgcttgttagtaactggaataagtagtttcataaatgcgtcaagtgcagcgtctggttgctcctcattaaacaccacagaccagcaaatattctttacatcatcaacatatgaatcacaaCAACACTTCTTGTATGATTTCTTATAcattatattaggcccagtctttggaactttggttttcctagataaggctattatattgtgatcactacatcctatggatttggatactgctttaaagcaaatatctgcagtgttagtaaaaatgtgatcaatacatgttgatgatttaattcctgtgctgtttgtaactaccctggtaggttgactgacaacccgattcaggttgcaggcactggttacagttggacgttttttcctgagtgggcagcttgatgatagccagtcaatatttaaatcacccagaaaatattattctctgttgatatcacatacattatcaagcatttcacacacattatccagatactgactgttagcacttggtggtctatagcagcttcccacaagaatgggctttaggtgaggcagatgaacctgtagccatattacttcaacagtatttaacattctatcgtctctaagctttacaggaatgttgttctgaatatagaccgcaACACGGCCTCCGTTGGCATATCTGTCTTttcggtagatgttataaccatgtattgctaccactgtatcatcaaaggtattatctaagtgagttatagagatagtcagaatatgaatctgttacaagcaagttgacttcatggaccttgtttcttaggctacatatgttaatattGACTATTTTTTGgcacttttctgggttgcttgattgtttttaatgctttactgggaagcttatcagaggTACACTTACTTCTGTTATTTACATTGGAGCTGATAGTGTAGGGTGAGCTGCAtgaagtggtcttcctactattgcacaccgcctcagtgctaacagtgtaactctgTTTTATAGGCTCATAATTACTGTTTACAATAGCTGGAGGATAAACAGATGTATTCGGTGCAATTAGGAGTACATAAATTAAATGTGTTTACCAATGCCCTTAAGATCATGTACATTTGGTGCAGCATTATGACGACTCATTGTCGCAATGGTatggattaactgagctggtcttggatcatttaccagtcattgtttcaacgcagccttgaaatgcgtggacagagtccaggaggccagatgatttggatggactccATCAATCAtgtagagtatcttctgtttccagaaggtgtcatAGTTATCAATAAAAGTGAATCCAGCAGAGATACAGTAGTCTTTAGCCAGATGTGTAATACCAGTAgtctgctgaatctttcacacccACGAGGGTACTGGACCTAAAATGATGGGCAGTTTTTGTTCCGAGCTAGCCCCCCTGATGTCGtttgaccccacatggactacgCAGTGTCAGGTCAGTCgaaagcagccttgttatgtcctgtactcttGCTCTTAGGTAGCACAGGGTTTTTTCCTTGGGGACCGAGATGTTTCTATCACCATAGAGCTGCCTATGATGACAGCTGGTGATGTTGAATTGGGCCGGTCTCTCAGGCAGCCTCGCAGTCTGGTGAGGCTTGAAGCTCCGGGGATCTGAACCCGAGGAAGAAGCCaccggagagggagacagagccgAGGACGAAGACACAGGTACCTCCGGATCCGATCTTGATTGGGAAGCCACCACTGACTAGGACGCCGGAACCTCTGGATCCAGGGCGGCAAAGCTGTTTCTGGTCTGTGTCAGTTCCGGGCTCAACATCTCCATGGAGACCCCCGTTGCCAGATGACGCCTTCTTTGACTTCCACGGTGAGTGATGTACCtccatggctggttggttggATCGAGATCAGATCCGTTCTCCAGGGAAGGGGGAGACCGCGTCGGGATGGAACCCTGCCTAGCACCGGCCAGTCTGCTGTGGAGAGCCGACGCGACGGTGAAacttccaccagaccagagcggcATCCGGCTCCTGGGTTGGAAGAAAAATAAAAAGTAGGTGGGCGTGGGTTCCCCAGTAGCTTATGTAGGTTAACTACTTGCTTGCTAAGAGTAGCTCATTCGCTCCTGTAGTCCTCCACAAGCAAGCAGTTGCTACATTGAAAGTCAACGAGGTCCAAATGAGGTCCAAAAAGCAAAGTAAACAGCTCCTGCAACGCTGGAAACGTTCAATAGCGGCCTCCATTTGAGACCGCCGAGCCAGCTAGGCTAGCTGGGCTTTCGCGTCTCTCCCCCTATATGGAATCTGGTAGGATCCCAGGACAGATAGCAGCGCTCACAGCAATTTAGCCCAACAGAGCCGCAGGattccaaataaaataaaattatataaaaacACTGTCAGCTTTTAAACCGAGGTCTTTAATTCAGGTTTCAGCGTTCAACAGCAAACATACGTCGCGCTCTGATGTCAGATGATTGTTACTGCTGTTGAACAGGTTCCCAACCTCAACTACAGTGTATCTTTGCTGGCATGCCTGTTGGCAAGGTTTATAGACTTTAGAAAATACAAAAATTGCTTCAATTATTGGGTTTTGATACTATATTCCAGTTGTACTAAACTCCTAACAGTTCTTAAAGAATCGATGTGCATGTCCTAAATTGTCCTAAATGTCCTAAATTCAAATGACAAATTAACAGGTTAAAAGGTATGCTTAGATATCATGCAGAAAAATGTACATATTTATTTACATAGAATCAGGCATAAGGATGATGGCTCTAGGTTGCAGGAAAGGTTGTTTCAGGTGCATGACACCCTGGTACCATAGGCAGGGAAAGCTAAACTTTCCTTAAGTAAATTTAATTGCCAAAATTATATAGCCTAATTAGCCTACTCCTGTCTATACAGAAATAATTACAATTATTAAAATAGGCTAGAAAAGCATGATTTGGCCACAGAGAATCATTAGCttctttaaaataataataataatttggttaCAGTCGGAATGGAAAGGCAGCGCTCGCAATTTGGGCAGCACGCGCAGCAAATACCAAATACATGATTGTTAAGTTGCGACTATTAGTGAAAAGTAGAGGGCCAGCCAGGAATGTCACAATATTTCAAAATGCAATCGCGGGTAAACATAGTTTGAAAAGCAAATGGTTATTGCTGTAAATAGAAGAAAATTGCACCAGCGGAGAGCATCGGCTAGGGTCACTCTTTATCATTGACTGGTTAGTGCCACGTAAGTTTTTGTCCAATAATTTCCTTCTCTAGTTTAGATGGACGTCATATTCTATTTGTGTCTCCCCTTCTCGTGGGCCTATTATATGGGcaatgttttgttttattgatatGTTTGTAATTGTCAGCAGAGTTGGCTACCCAGTCATTTGTCGTATAAAAAACTGTCTGCTAAGGTCTCCGATCATACACTGCtcaagggaacactaaaataacacatcctagatcagaatgaatgaaatattcttattaaatacctttttctttacatagttgaatgtgctgacaacaaaaccacacaaaaattatcaatggaaatcaaatgtatcaacccatggatgtctggatttggagtcacactcaaaattaaagtggaaaaccatactacaggctgatccgactttgatgtaatgtccttaaaacaagtcaaaatgaggctcagtagtgtgtgtggcctccatgtgcctgtatgacctccctacaacgcctgggcatgctcctaatgaggtggcggatggtctcctgagggatctccacccagacctggactaaagcatccgccaactcctggacagtctgtggtgcaacgtggcgttggtgggtggagcgagacatgatgtcccagatgtgctcaattggattcagatctggggaacgggcgggccagtccatagcatcaatgccttcctcttgcaggaactgctgacacactccagccacatgaggtcattgtcttgcattaggaggaacccagggccaaccgcaccagcatatggtctcacaagggggtCTGAGGatttcatctcggtacctaatggcagtcaggctacctctgacgagcacatggagggctgtgcggcccccccaaagaaatgccaccccacaccatgactgactcaccgccaaaccggtcatgctgggggatgttgcaggcagcagaatgttctccacggcgtctccagactgtcacgtctgtcacatgtgctcagtgtgaacctgctttcatctgtgaagagcacagggcgccagtggcgaatttgccaatcttggtgttctttggcaaatgccaaacgtgttggactgtaagcacaacccccacctgtggacgtcgggccctcataccaccctcacggagtctgtttctgaccgtttgagcagacacatgcacatttgtggcctgctggaggtcattttgcagggctctggcagtgctcctcctgctcctccttgcacaaaggcggaggtagcggacctgctgctgggttgttgccgtcctacggcctcctccacatctcctgatgtactggcctgtctcctggtagcgcctccatgctctggacactatgctgacagacacagcaaacctacttgccacagctcgcattgatgtaccatcctggatgagctgcactacctgagccacttgtgtgggttgtagactccgtctcatgctaccactagtgtgaaagcaccgccagcattcaaaagtgaccaaaacatcagccaggaagcataggaactgagaagtggtctgtgattaccacctgcagaaccactcctttattgggggtgtcttgctaattgcgtataatttccacctgttgtctattccattttcacaacagcatgtgaaatttattgtcaatcagcgttgcttcctaagtggacagtttgatttcacagaagtgtgattgacttggagttacattgtgttgtttaagtgttccctttatttttttgagcagtgtataaagtgaagtagaattgcatgaaatgtgtttttaAAATGCCACATTTTTCCTGCACAAAGAAAGAAGAGACATATCTGGTATAGCCTATACTAGCCTAGGCCTACTCTACACGTGCTCAGTTATGcattgaaatgtatttttttgcaaACAGTGTTTGAGTTATATTATTAGCCTAAATGATGACTATCCAATTTACTCATCATATTACAAATAGTAGGCTATCTTGCAGTCTGAAAATGCAATGATGCATGGAAAGCATGGTGAAAATGAAGGTCCCCAAACTTGACACTCATGCGCCTCCTATGCCTGATACCAACTGTAGATGTGTTGAATATAGAAATCTTACCTTTGTGAATCGTTGCTGGTTCCGTTGAGCCAGTGAACAGATGGGTTGACTGAAGACATTTGTTGTATATCATGTGTTGTTATATTCATCTTTCACTAGTATCAGACATGAACACTTCCTTTTAACTTTGTCTATCTCTCTTCCTGttacgacctctctctctctctctctctcgcatcctGTGTTGATAATAATAATTTGTTGCATTTATGTAGTGCCGCTCCAGATTCTCAAAGCTCTGTTAGGGGAGGAAAATCACCTCATCCACCACAAATGTGCACCCACTACACTCAAAATAATGCTAGGTTAAAAAGCAACCCAGTGCTGGGTAAATAGTGGACAGAACACATTTTGGGTTATTCTtgacccagcagttgggtcacttagttgggttATTGAGCTATGACCATATGGACAGTATTTCTGTTGCATGTATTGGAAATACATGTTTTAATTACTTCTAATGTATTTTGTAACAAGATCATTTCGAAAGCTGTAATTTATATTTTCAGAATGCAAAATACTTTTCTATACCATTTCTTTATAGTGGTTCACAATGTTGTGGCCCCCTTTCACTACATTGGTATCAAAGTCTGATGGCACTATGGTGTGGTAAGAGTGTCTGTAAAAATGAACAATTGCAAAGCGTGTGGAGTTTTATTCTAATGAGCTCCACCCTGAAACAAGGCAAATGACAGTACTAGTGTTAGCGCAAGTATtagaagtctatgggtatctactagaatgctagtagatacccatagacttccagtcattgcgctaacccTAGTTAGCACTGGCTCGTGAAACTACCTCtatcttccttcatactggacacagagacataaaacatATCCACAAGTTTGTCTGACtctgggaagtagataaagggactAATTGTCAAAATCCAGAAGTATTGCTACTGCTACAGCACTTTGCTTCAGTGTCTACTTATTGTATTCTCATTCTATGATGTAACAGGTCGTGTGTGTCAATGTGcaggtctttgtgtgtgtgtgtgtgtgtgtgtgtgtgtgtgcttgcattcaTTGGTTGACCACCTTACAAGCTGAATACTCACCCACTGACTTCTGCTGAGAAACACTCATGTAGCTGAAGAGAAAATAAAGCGTATTGTTGTgttgaaaatgtatttattggtAGATCAGTACAACACAGCTCAGCGCTGCTATGGTTATGGTTGCGTTTGTCACACTCCATCATGTTTTCCCCTTCTCACAGTCGCCCCCGTGTGGTGAGAGCAGGGTCACTGCACGCTGGACATGGTAGGGAAGGAAACACGCCACAAACACCACAACCGCTGCCAGGATCTTCCTTCGTACCCTCAGGCTACCACCCTTCACCCCCTGCCTCTCTTCTGCCCCTGAATGCACCCCCAAGTCTACACCCCGTCTGttctccccctgccctccccctcccctaaacacaccacacacccctcTTCCACCCCGCAACTCAACCACCTCCGTCACCCCTCCTTCACTGGTGTGTTTGTTCCTGGCCCCCCTGACACTCTGTAGATGCAACACTAGTCCCCCATAGCCGACCAGAATAAAGGTGAGAATCGTGAAAAACAGCACCACCCTCAGGCAGTGTTGGTTGTTGAACTCTTCTCTGTGGTGATTCTCCAACATGTCAAAGaagctgtctcctcctcttccgaTCTGAAGTACCACACTGGCACTCACCACCGTTGCCACAGTTACCCAGGTGATGAGGCAGAGTACCCAGCATCCTCTGGACCTGGTGAGGAGAGTAAGGAGGGCAGGGCGAGGCCGCACCTACAACCAGGGAAACATTTTAGAGCAAAATTGAGTGGTTGAGTAATTTAttaatttaaaaatgtattttaaaacaaGAGGTCAATTAAAATAACCTCATTAAAAATCTATCAATTTAAGTTTGAAGACTTGTTGTTGTAGGCATCCATACGACGGTGGCGTAGCGCGTCACACTGGTCCAGGGAAGCAGCATTATGTTACAGTAGAGGTTGACGTAGAAGACTGTTATCATGGTTAGCATGGCGGCCTGACACACCTTGTCCCCTCCAGACCAGATGTGACCCCTCCGGTAGTATACCACCCGGAACAGGAAGCTGGTGCACAGCaagaggtcagaggtcaccaTGTTGAGGGTCAGGATGATGGTGGGGGTCCACACCGACCTCCAGAG
Above is a genomic segment from Oncorhynchus nerka isolate Pitt River linkage group LG1, Oner_Uvic_2.0, whole genome shotgun sequence containing:
- the LOC115113532 gene encoding uncharacterized protein LOC115113532, whose amino-acid sequence is MDLTIDNTQHMSSVNLSVHRLNGTSNHPHRQCWLYPDFVVTQVKPWLYLALSLLGFLANSLTLHELWRSVWTPTIILTLNMVTSDLLLCTSFLFRVVYYRRGHIWSGGDKVRPRPALLTLLTRSRGCWVLCLITWVTVATVVSASVVLQIGRGGDSFFDMLENHHREEFNNQHCLRVVLFFTILTFILVGYGGLVLHLQSVRGARNKHTSEGGVTEVVELRGGRGVCGVFRGGGGQGENRRGVDLGVHSGAEERQGVKGGSLRVRRKILAAVVVFVACFLPYHVQRAVTLLSPHGGDCEKGKT